A region of the Deltaproteobacteria bacterium genome:
GGCCACCTTGTGAGGAGACGCTTCGAGATCTCCCGATCCTGGCCCGAGACCACGGGCTTCGCTACAATGTCCATCTCCCTCTGGATCTTTTTGTTGGCGACCCGGACCTAGAGACCAGGTCCCAGAGTCTGGACAAGGCCCGACGATGCCTGGAGCTGGCCATGCCCCTTGACCCGACCTGTCTGATATTGCATTTGGAGAACCGGGGACCGGACAGAACGGCCTTGGGTCCGGATCTGGAGTGGCTGGAGAGAATCGAGTCCGGTTTTATCCGTCTGGCGGCATCGATCGGATCTTCGGAACTTCTGGCCGTGGAAAACACGGACTTCCCCCTTGTTTGGGTGGAAGAGCCGGTCCGTCGAGCCGGCGGTTCCTTTTGTCTGGACCTGGGTCATTTGGCTCGG
Encoded here:
- a CDS encoding sugar phosphate isomerase/epimerase, with amino-acid sequence MTSPPSIKGRFGFRLGTTSFVLADDILPNVRFLGPLVDEIELVWFEGPPCEETLRDLPILARDHGLRYNVHLPLDLFVGDPDLETRSQSLDKARRCLELAMPLDPTCLILHLENRGPDRTALGPDLEWLERIESGFIRLAASIGSSELLAVENTDFPLVWVEEPVRRAGGSFCLDLGHLAREGSDLSGAWQRFGDRTIMIHAYGLRPDGRHGSLRLAPKSDLTYLSAILAEYRGGLSLEVFDLESFTESVQCLRETIKGNDASW